A segment of the Romboutsia sp. 13368 genome:
AGAAAATTCTTTTGGATTTGATGGTTTAACTTCTGATTATAAAACTGCATATGAGATATTTGGGGAAGAAGTAGTATATGATAAAGCAAATTTAGAAGACATAATAATGTATTATACTAGGGGGTAGCATATGAGCAATGTTATAAATCTTACAAAAATGAGTTTTACAAACTTAAAATCAGTGTATAAGCAAATCTGGTTTGTATGGGTAATATGGATAGGAATAGCTATTTATAACCAGTTCTTTTTAAATATATTATTAGGGCTAACTGTTTTATTAACTCTATATCAAGTAATGGCTTACGAAGATCATAATAATATAGATTATTTAATAGCATATCTTCCWGTWAAAAGAAAWGAATATGTGTTATCTAGATATTTATTTGGAATTATAAATATATTATTATCTTCTATACTTTTATGTATAGTATACTTTGTATCAATAAAAATAACTACATCACAAGAAATGTCATTAGATATATTATTACCTACAAGTATAACATCAGCTATACTATCTATGTCTGTAATAATTCCTTTAGTTTTAAAGTTTGGTATAAATAAAGGAAGATTGTTTATGACTATRATAGTTATGCTTGTAAATACAGTACCAGCATCTATAGTATCAGAAATAAGCAATAATCCTAAGATGTTAGATACTATTATGAATATAATTAATAGCTTTGGGATGCCGTTACTTACTATTGTTATAAATATTTTTATAGTTTTAATATCTATATTTATAAGTATAAATTTATATAAAAATAAAGAAGTAAAAGAAGCGTAGTAATAATCTAAATAGATATTATATCAAACCTTAGATATATATAACTTTTAYAAAATGGCTCTGTTAGACAATTTCGTGATTATTAACCTTAAAAATTAGTTATAGTATAGTTACTAACTACGTTTAGTTGTAGCTTTTTATTATATANNNNNNNNNNNNNNNNNNNNNNNNNNNNNNNNNNNNNNNNNNNNNNTATGATATCATTATATAAATAAATATCTAATATATTTGAATTTTCTCTAAAAACTAACTTTATCCCTGTATTACACTTCAGTAAATTTTGTAAAATATCATAAGTAATTCTCATAGTATCTACCCCCTATTATAAGATTATAATACAGTAAATACCAATAAGTCTAAAATTTAAACTATAATTATAAATTAAATTTGCTTTATATTAAGACTTTTTATATAATTAACTTATTATGCATTGGAGGGAATCTTATGGAAATAAATAAAAAGTTAGACAACCTAAAAAGTAGACTACTAGAACTAGAAAGTGTAGCAATAGCTTATTCAGGTGGTGTAGATAGTAATTTTTTACTTAAGGTAGCAAAAGATACTTTAGGTGATAAAGTAATTGCGGTAACCCTTCATGCTATGATGCATTCAGATAGAGAAATTGAAGAAGCTATAAATTATGCTAAAGAGTTTCAAGTTAAACATATAGTTGTTAATATTGATAATTTTAAAGTTGAGAAGTTTATAGAAAATAATAGTGATAGATGCTATCACTGTAAAAGAGAAGTATTTAATACTGTAAAGGGAGTTGCTAATAAGCACAATATAAAGTATGTATTAGATGGAACTAACTTAGATGATTTAGGTGATTTTAGACCGGGTCTTAAGGCACTTGAAGAGTTAAATATAATAAGCCCACTTAAAGAATGTAAATTAACAAAAGAAGATATAAGAAATCTTTCAAAACAAATGAACCTTAATACTTATAATAAACCTGCTTTTGCATGTCTTGCAACTAGAATTCCATATGGAACAAAAATAACTAAAGATTTGCTTA
Coding sequences within it:
- the larE gene encoding ATP-dependent sacrificial sulfur transferase LarE, coding for MEINKKLDNLKSRLLELESVAIAYSGGVDSNFLLKVAKDTLGDKVIAVTLHAMMHSDREIEEAINYAKEFQVKHIVVNIDNFKVEKFIENNSDRCYHCKREVFNTVKGVANKHNIKYVLDGTNLDDLGDFRPGLKALEELNIISPLKECKLTKEDIRNLSKQMNLNTYNKPAFACLATRIPYGTKITKDLLKKIEKSEEYLVSIGFNQFRVRVHNDIARIEVGKDEIHKFFNEDLLNKTHKKLKEIGFKYVTLDMAGYEMGSMNK
- a CDS encoding ABC-2 transporter permease — protein: MSNVINLTKMSFTNLKSVYKQIWFVWVIWIGIAIYNQFFLNILLGLTVLLTLYQVMAYEDHNNIDYLIAYLPVKRXEYVLSRYLFGIINILLSSILLCIVYFVSIKITTSQEMSLDILLPTSITSAILSMSVIIPLVLKFGINKGRLFMTXIVMLVNTVPASIVSEISNNPKMLDTIMNIINSFGMPLLTIVINIFIVLISIFISINLYKNKEVKEA